CATTATCATCAACAACCAAAATTTTTCTTTTACCAGCAGTACTGGCGCTACAATGCTCCTGAGGCTCTTCTAATGCAATAGAAGGTGTATTTTTTTGAAAGTCAGTAATTTTTGTTTTTTTGTTTTTATATTCTAAATCTTCTTTTATCTGATCTTCTCTTATTGGAATGGTAATAATAAATCGGCATCCGGAATTTTGAGGATTATTTTCAACAAAGATTGTTCCACCATGAAGTTCTACAATAGATCTTGTTAAGTGCAAACCAATACCAGTGCCTTCGGAATGTTGCTTTCTACCATTTTTAGACTGATAAAATCTATCAAATATTTTTGCTATGTCTTTTTCATTTATTCCATTCCCATTATCAGAAATAGTCACAGTAAATGTTGACAAAGATTTATCCTGGATATCAGGGAAATTATTTTCTTCTATAAAAACATCAATCCTTCCATCATTAGGTACAAACTTAACAGCATTTGAAATTACATTTTGTATTATTCGGTCAAAATATTTAGGGTCAACCCCGGCGAATAATTCTGGTATTTTATAATGTAATTCTAACTGGATATTTTTTTCCTGAAGCTGTTCTTCAAATAAAAGAATAACTTCGCGGATAGAAGCTATAATATCTGTTTTTTTAAAGTTTAAAGAAAATTGCCCCTGGTCAATTTTTCGTACATCCATTACCTGATTAACAAGCTGTAGGATTTTCTCTGAATTGCGGTACATGACCTGGTACCATTTCTGTCTTGTAATGTCCTCATCTGAATTTATTAATTTTAGTAAAGGATTTATAACTAGTGATATTGGTGATTTTATATCATGAGCAATATTAGTTAAAAACTGCAATTTAGCCTCGTTTATCTGCTTGTTTTGCAAATGTTCCTGAATTTTCTTTTGAGCTAATTTTCTTTGTTTAATCTGTACAGATACAAAATATAGAATTGCTAAAAAAAGTAGCCCATACAAACATTTTAGCCAAAATGAAAAGTACCAGACCGGGTGTATAGTAATGGTAAGGGGGCGTACGCTTGTATATTTACCATAGAGTTCTGCTTTTACTTTAAAATTATATGTACCTGGTTCCAGATTATCAAATGTAACTGTATTAACCCCTTGCTGTAATTTGTTCCATTTATTTTTTTCCAGAGAATAGAAATAAGTAACATTTTGCTGATTAGTAAAATCCAGCGTAGAAAATTCTATACTGAATGAATTATCATCATAACTCAAATTTACTGATTTGGCATCTATAAGAGCACTGTTGACAATTTCAAACTGATCTGATTTCATCCCTTTTTTAACAGATTTATCCTGAATATAAAAACCAGTAATATACACATTGGAGCTCTTGGTGCTGTATGTTATTTTTTCTGGATTGAAATAGGTTACTCCTTTCATACCTCCAAAAATAATTTCTCCATTTTTTTTATCAAGAAATGAAGCATTTTTACTGAATTCATTCCCCTGCAGACCATCGTTAAAATAAAAATTTGAAAATTTTTTGCTTTTGGAATTGAATTTGGAGATGCCGTGATTTGTGCTCAGCCACAGATTATTATTTTTATCCCTTTCTATAGCACATATAATGTTACTTGGCAGATTATTATCAATAGTATAAGTCACTGTATTTTTTCCATCTTTTGGTTGATAAATAAGACCTTCTGATGTTCCTATCCATAAATTTCCCTTAGTATCCTCATTTATAGAATAAATAATTTTTTGTGGAAGCATATGATTTACACCTCCTTTTTTAATGTAATTTTTGGTTTTGAGATCCAGACAATATAATCCATCATAAGTTCCCACGTAGAGCCTGTTGTTTTGCGCAGGCAGAATACAATTGACATACTGGTTTCCTAAGACGTTTTTATGGTCTTTTGCATTTGAATCATTATTGACCACTTCGTTAGTATTCAAATTCATAGAAAAAAGACCACCTCCGAGTGAACCAATCCAGAGATTTTTATTATGGTCTTCGGTAATTGTAAAGATGCTTTTTACAGGTTTGTTTTCCCGATCAAATAGTATATCTACAAAATCAAATTTATTTGTACTTCGATTAAGTTTAGCAAGTCCATTCATATAAGTACCAATCCATAAATTACCGTTTGAATCCTCAAATACACACATAACGGTCAATCTCTTAGCTCCTTTATAATGATATTGTTTTTTGTTATCTGCAGAAATACCATATAAGCCGTCTCCATCTGTACCAACCCACAATATTCCTTTTCTATCTTTATGCACAGCCAATACACAGCTCGAACCAATAATATTGTTGGACAATGACTGATAGCCTAGATAATTGAAATTATTTTCTTTAGGAGGTAGTAGCAATATCCCTTTCTGATACAGTCCCATCCATAAGTTTCCAGATTTGTCCTCAATAATAGAATGGATTTTTGACATCGAAAAATCAAAATTGGAGACATTAAAATTGGCCATTGTTATTTTTTTTTCTATTGGGTCATATACATGAAGCCCCATTCCGTCTGTACCAATTAATACTTTATTGTTTTTATCTAAAAAAAGTTTTTTTACAGGCAATGAAACTGAAGGATTATAAGATATAAATTTTTTTTCCTCTCTATTATATACATAAAGCCCATGGTTGAGTGTTCCCACAAAAAGATTTCCATTTTTGTCTTCGCAAATACTGGAAGTATTATCAGTATGCTCTTTTGATAGAAAGACTTGTTCAGCAGTGTTATCAGGTCTAACCTTCCATAACCCGCGATCTTGTGATAAAATCCATAAATTTCTTTTTTTATCTTCATAGATTTCATGGATCATATATGTGGGAATAGGCATTTTTATGGGCATAGCAACCATTCTTTGTTTTTTAAAATCAATTTTAAAAATTCCATAACCAGATGTCCCAACCAATACTTCTCCATTTTTTCTATGTAGCATACAGCTTACATGTGGCGACATTTTCGTAACAGTATTATCTGTTATTAAGATATTACTAAAAGAGTCTGTAGCATGATTGTAAACCTGTAAGCCGTTGATGAATCCAAAAAATAAGTTTTTATTTCTGTCTTCAAAAATTGTTTTGACGTAATTATTTAAAACAGAGCCAGGATTATTTTTTATGTGCTTATAAGTGATAAATTTTGCACCGTCATATCTGTTTAATCCATCTTCAGAAGCAATCCAAATATAACCTTTACTATCTTGATAAATGCTGTTTATTAAACTGCTTGACAATTGCGAATCTGAAGTGTAAAGTTTACCGGACTGAGATCTTAAACCAACAGGTATTAGTAAAAGAATTAGGATTATAATTTTTAGAGTTTTCAAAATAAATGAGAATATTAAACTTATGATCAAAAACGACTAACTGTAATTTTTATATCACTTTTTAGTATGAATTATAAATTTTAGACTGTAATTACTTTTTTATATTGAGAATTTTAATGGCAGAAAAGCCGGCAGTAATAATTTAAAAATGAGTTCCTATGTAAAAAATAAACTAACATAATGCTTCTGTTTTAGATAGAAATTGAGTAACAGTAAACTTTAAAAAATTATTTGTATTTTAATTAATTTACTTCAACACAAGTTTATGTGATTTTATTTTAATCAGCAAATTTATTTTTTAAATTATTTCAAATATTTTATATTTGAAATAATTTTTTACGGTATTTAATTTAAATAAATTAAAAAAAAAGTTGTTTTATTGAAAATAATTTAAAATCATCTAATAAATGTATAAAACACACTTAAATAACTTGGTTTTTCTTCTTATTTATTGAAAATTTCATAAATATTTAGGATTAATATTTATATAAAAATTGATGCAGAAAAGTTTTATAATATAAAAATTGGTATAAGTTTTATCGTTTTCCTACTATTTTGTAACGTAGTGTAAATAATCTGATACATTAAAATAAGTGAATTTTATTTTTTTAAAATATTTTTACCTTAAGCTTTTTCATATTCTAACATAAATCATTTATTCAAATTTTAAGACTGTTAGCGAGTAAATCTATCACAGGTAAATTAGATGAGTTTAATAGTGCATTTAGTGCTTGGAATATGATTTTTCCGATTGCAACTAATGCCCGTGTTAGTCCGGGCATTTTTTTTATTATATGTAGAGTTCTGTAAATATTAGAAATACTGTCTTGATTATGAATTGTATTAAAGTTTCTTGTCTTTTCATTAAATAATTTAGAATGGTGTTAAAAAGATAAAAAAAATATTAATGAAAAAATATTTATTCAATATTTTGCTGTTATTAGGAATTCAGTTATTTGCTCAAAATACGAATCAATTAAAACTTTGGTACAATACACCATCTGGCAATGTATGGGAAAATGCATTACCAATAGGTAATGGCTTTTTGGGGGCTATGATATATGGAAATGTTGAAAAAGAAATTTTTCAATTAAATGAAAGTACTGTCTGGAGCGGAAGTCCAAATAGAAATGATAATCCCAATGCTAAAGGTGCTTTAGATGAAATTAGACAGCTTCTTTTTCAAGGAGAATATAAAAATGCCGAAAAATTAATAAATGAAAATATAATTACCAGAAAGTCTCATGGACAAATTTTTCAGCCTGTTGGAAACATAGAGATAAGTTTTGCAAATCAACAAAATTATACAGATTATTATCGTGAGTTAGATATTGAAAAAGCAATAGCAAAAACAAGTTATAAAGTAAATGGAATCGTTTATACCCGTGAAGCATTTACATCTTTTCCTGACAGGGTTTTAGCAATAAAATTTTCTGCTGATAAGCCAGGGCAGTTATCATTTGTAGCTGGGTTTACATCTGGCCACCATAAGCAAAAAATAACTAGTAATGGAAATAAAGAACTTTCGCTTTCCGGAACTACAAGCGATCATGAGGGTATTGAAGGAAAGGTTAAATTTAATGCACTTGCTAAATTTAAAGTAGATGGGGGAAGCATAAAAACGGTCGATAATTTGATAAAAGTTGAGAATGCAAATTCAGTTGTGATATATGTTTCTGTTGCAACCAATTTTATTAATTATAATGACATAAGCGCAAATGAAAATGAACTGGCAAAGTCTTTTCTGAATATTGCAGCCAACAAAAGTTTTGATAAAATGAGAACAGCGCATATCGCTGCATATCAAAAATATTTTAAAAGGGTTAAATTGGATTTAGGAATTTCAGAAGCATCTAAGTTGCCGACAGATCAGCGACTGGCTAATTTTAGAAAAGTTTTAGATCCGTCTTTTGTGACTTTGTATTATCAATATGGCAGATATTTACTAATCTCATCTTCACAACCAGGTGGACAGCCTGCAAATCTTCAGGGTATCTGGAATCATAGTATGAGACCTGCCTGGGATAGTAAATATACCATCAACATCAATACAGAGATGAATTATTGGCCAGCAGAAAAAACAAATCTGTCAGAGATGCATCAGCCATTATTAAAGATGGTTCATGAACTTTCTGAAACAGGAAAAGAAACAGCAATGGTTATGTATGGTTCCCGAGGATGGATGGCGCATCATAATACCGATATATGGAGAATTAATGGAGCAGTTGACGGAGCAACCTGGGGAGTATGGAATGCAGGAGGAGGCTGGCTAAGTCAGCATTTGTGGGAACATTATTTATATACAGGGGATAAGAAGTATCTTGAATCTGTATATGAAGTATTAAAAGGTGCTGCAATGTTTTATTCAGATTTTTTAGTAAAAGATCCAAAAAACGGATGGCTCGTTGTGGCTCCGGGAAATTCTCCTGAAAATTCACCCGCTGCACATCAGGGTTCAGCAATGACAGTCGGTTCTACTATGGATAATCAAATAGTTTTTGATGTATTTAGTTCTGTAATACAGGCTTCGGCTGTGTTAAAAAAGGATAAGGAGTTTGCTGATAGTTTATTGGTGATGAGAGGATTACTTCCTCCTATGCAGATAGGAAGACATAATCAGCTACAGGAATGGCTCGACGATGTTGATGATCCAAAAGATAATCATAGACATATTTCGCATTTATATGGACTGTATCCTTCCAGTCAAATTTCTGCTTACAGAACTCCTGAACTTTTTGCAGCAGCAAAAAATACTTTAATGCAAAGAGGAGATGTGTCTACTGGATGGAGTATGGGATGGAAAGTAAACTGGTGGGCTAAAATGCAGGATGGAAATCATGCTTATAAATTGATTAAAGATCAATTAACACCATTAGGAGTAAACGAAGGAGGAGGAACATATAACAATCTTTTTGATGCACATCCGCCATTTCAGATAGATGGTAATTTTGGCTGTACCTCAGGAATTACCGAAATGCTGATGCAAAGCTCAGATGGTTCGGTTCATTTACTTCCTGCTTTACCAGATGCTTTAAAAGAATATGGTGAAATAAATGGTTTAATTGCGCGTGGCGGTTTTCAAATAACAAATATGAAATGGAAAAATGCAAAATTGGTTGCAGTAACTATCCATTCTAAGCTTGGAGGAAATTTACGATTAAGAACTCCAAATGAAATTGTTTTAAAAGGCAATCACGATTTAAAAAAAGCTTCTGGGGTAAATCCTAATGCTTTTTATCAAGTTGAAGAAATCAAAAATCCAATTATTTCTAAAGAATCTAATCTGGAGCTATTAAATATAAAGCCAACATATTTGTATGATTTAAACACAACAAAAGGTAAAAATTATACATTTCTAATTAAAGAATTATAAAAGTGCTGCATTTTTTACTATAATTTTTTAGCAGCATTTTATTATATGAAAAATAATAACATTGAGGAATTATAGCATCTGTAAAGTTGAATAATTAAAAAAATATAACTATGTTTTTTAAGGGAAAATTTATTGCTTCTATATTCTTAATTCTGCTATTCAGTTTTAAGAATGTAAATCATAATTATACTATACATAGTGACCATCTTTCAATTCCTTTAAAAGAAGGAACGCTAAATATTATTCCTATTGCAGATAATTCTGTTAGGATACAAATAAGCAAAGAAAGTATTAAAGAAGATCAGGAATTGATTCTTGTTAATAAATTAGTGACGCCCATTTTTAAGGTTTTGGAAAGTAAAAATGAGATTGTGCTAAAGACAAAAAGAATAGTTGTCTTATTTGACAAAGAGACGGAAGCACTTACATTCAAGGATCATAAAGGGAATGTATTTTTGAGCGAAAAAGCAAATAGCAGAAAAATGCTCCCAAGTACTATAAATGCTAATCGATGTTTTGTGGTTGAACAAAGTTTCGATTCGCTGGAAAATGAATCCCTTTTTGGATTAGGACAATTTCAGGATGGTCATTATGATTTAAAGAACATTAGCCGAAAACTTACACAAGTCAATACGCAGATCGCAATACCCTTTTTATATTCAAGTAAAGGGTATGGTATTCTTTGGCACCAATATGGAATTACAGAGTTTAATCCAAATGATAATTTGATTTCATTAACTAAAAACGAAAAAACTTCGGATGATAATAAAGAAGTTGAGTTAACAACAACATCGGGAACTCAGAAAATCTCTCAAAAACAGGCACTATATTTTGGAAAATTTAATGTAGAAAAGGAAGGACAATATTCAATTATGCTGGATTTGGGTGATATGGATAGCCGACATCTTTTAATTATTGATGGTAAAACGATTATTGATCAATCTAATTTATGGTTGCCACCAACGGTTAGTGAGTTAACTAATCTAAAAGCGGGAGAGCATTCTGTCCAGATAGTCTGCAATGCATCAAATGTGCCGAAGTTAGCTTTTAGAAAAACTGATAACTCAACAACTTTTCGTTCCATCAATGCTAAATTATTAGATTACGTAGTTTTTAAGGGAAAAGATGCAGATGAGGTAATTCATACATATAGGAACATTTCAGGGCAGGCACCGATGTTGCCATTATGGGCTTATGGTTTTTGGCAATGCCGTGAACGATATACGTCGAGTGAACACTTGATTAATACGGTTAAAGAATTTCGTAAAAGAGAATTACCATTAGATGTAATTGTGCAAGATTGGCAGTATTGGGGAAGCAATGGCTGGGGTGTTCCGCAATTAGATGAAAAAAATTACCCAAATCCATCAGGTTTTATCAAAAAATTACACGATTTAAATTCTCATTTTGTAATTTCTATATGGTCAAATCCTGATAAAAATTCTGAAATAGGTAAACAGTATGTAGAAAACGGAATGTATATTCCTAATACAAAATGGCTCGATTATTTTAATCCTGAAACTGGTAAAGCTTATTGGAATACATTAAATGAAAATTTATTTTCAAATGGAGTTGATGGCTGGTGGATGGATGCAACGGAACCAGAAAATGATGCTCTTGCCGGCACTATAACCAATCAGGGACCTGGTGATTTTTACAGACTTACCTATCCATTATTCGTAAGTAAATCTGTTTACGAAGGACAGCGAAAAACGAATCCTGAAAAGCGTGTGACAATTTTAACGCGTTCAGCATTTTCAGGTCAGCAGCGTTTTGGAACCATCAATTGGTCTGGTGATATTGGTGGCACCTGGGATGGTTTTAAAAGACAAATTGTTTCCGGAATGAATTTTACTTTGACAGGTATGCCATATTGGACAACTGATATTGGCGGTTTTTTCCGTCCTGGAAATGGACAATACAAAGATGAAAATTTCCATGAATTGTTAGCCAGATGGTTTCAATGGGGGGCTTTTAGTACCATATTTAGGATCCATGGATATCAAACAGAAACAGAATCCTGGATGTATGGCCAGAAAGTAGAAAATAATATGAGGGAAATGCTCAATGTTCGTTACGAATTAATGCCATATATCTATTCTGAAACGTCCAAAATTAAAAATGGCTCCACTTTTATGAGACCTCTTGTTATGGATTTTCAGAATGATGAAAAAGCGGTAAACCAGCCTTATCAATATATGTTTGGAAAATCGTTTCTTGTTGCTCCTGTTATTGAACCAGGCATTGCAGATTGGGAAGTTTACTTGCCAAAAGAATCGAAATGGTTTGATTTCTGGACAGGAAAAAGTTTTAGTGGCGGACAAAATGTAAAAGTACATACACCACTAAATAGAATTCCATTGTTTGTAAAAGCAGGCTCTATAATACCCATAAGTCCTAAAATGCAATACACCAATGAAAAGCAGTGGAATAATCTGGAAATTAGAATTTATGAAGGGGCAGATGGCGACTTTACTCTGTATGAAGACGAAGGAGACAATTATAATTATGAAATAGGAGCATATTCTGTCCTTAAATTTGAATGGAAAAATGCTAAAAAACAACTGATTATAAATGATTTGAATGGAAAATTTAAAGGAATGATAAAAGAGAGAACTTTTAATATTGTTGTCATCAATAAAGATGGAATGATACAGAAAGGAAAAATTATATATACTGATAAAAAACAAACTTTAAAATTATGATAAAAAGAATCTATTTATTGTTATTGCTATTATGTTATAGTTTAACTGGTATTGCTCAATCTTATCAAAAAACACAATTAGGATTAAAAGCAGTCATTAATGCAACAGTTGTAGAAATTCAGGTTTACAGTCCTCAAATTATCAGAGTGATTAAATATACTGAAAAAGACACCTTTCAGAAAAAAAGTTTGTCGGTAATGAAAAACCCGGAAAAAACAAAATTTAGCATTGACAAAAAAGCGGATAAAATTTTACTAAAAACAGATGCGTTGCAAGTTACTCTCAATAGTAATTCCGGAAGTGTTTCATTTACAAGTCATACCGGAAAGGCATTGTTGAACGAAAAAGAATCAGGTACCGTTTTTACTGATTTTAATGATACTGGAAGCAAAACGTATACAGTAACGCAATCTTTTGTTTTGGATAAAAAAGAATCTGTTTATGGCCTTGGAATTCTTCAAAATGGAAAAATGTCCCAACGAAATCAAAAAGTACATATGGTACAGAATAATACGTGGGATTTTGTTACTTTTTTTCAGTCTGATAAAGGATATGGATTGTTTTGGGATAATTATTCACCAACTGATTTTAGCGATAATCAGGAAGAGACTTCTTTTAAATCAGAAGTTGGAGACGGAGTTGACTACTATTTTATGGGTGGAGGGAATGCTGACGGAGTAATTGCTAATATGCGTGGCTTGACAGGTCAGGTACCGATGTTTCCTAAATGGACTTTTGGTTTCTGGCAAAGCCGCGAGCGCTATAAAAGCCAAAATGAAACGGTTGAGGTGGTAAAAAAGTATCGTGATTTAGGAGTTCCTCTTGACGGTATTATTCAGGACTGGCAGTATTGGGGTGATAATTATCATTGGAATGGTATGAATTTTTTAAATCCTGAATTTTCGAAACCGCAGCAAATGGTTGATGATATTCACAATCTGAATGCACACCTGATCATATCAATCTGGTCATCTTTTGGTCCCAAAACACCTCAGTTTCAGGAGCTGAAAGAAAAAAATATGCTGATGGATTTTCAAACCTGGCCTCAGTCAGGAAAAGATGTCTGGCCACCTGATATGAACTTTCCTTCAGGAGTGCAGGTTTACGATCCTTATAATCCAGAAGCAAGAGATATTTACTGGAAATACCTGAATAAAGGATTGTTTTCTTTTGGAATCGACGGCTGGTGGATGGATTCTACAGAACCTGATCATTTAGACTTTAAACCAAAAGATTTTGATAATAAAACATTTTTAGGATCATTCAGAAAGGTTAGAAATGCTTTTCCATTAATGACCGTTGGCGGGGTTTATGATCATCAGCGTGAGGTAACATCAGATAAAAGGGTGTTTATTTTAACCCGTTCAGCTTTTGCAGGTCAGCAGCGTTATGGCGCCAATACATGGTCTGGAGATGTTAATTCGTCATGGGAAATGTTACGTAATCAAATCCCTGCCGGATTAAACTTTTCTTTATGTGGAATTCCGTATTGGAATAGTGACATTGGAGGTTTTTTTGCAGGTGCTTATAACAAAGGTGAATATGCCGGTTCTGGAGCTAAAAATCCATCTTATCAGGAATTATATATAAGATGGCTGCAATTTGGAGCCTTTACTCCAATGATGCGTTCACATGGTACAGATATTCCGAGAGAGATATATCAGTTTGGAAAAAAAGGAGAGCCAATCTATGATGCTATCGAAAAGACAATCAATTTACGATATGCCTTATTGCCTTATATTTATTCAAATGCATGGAAAATAACCAACGGACAATCGAGCATGATGCGTGCTTTGATGATGGATTTTGAAGATGATAAAGTAAAAGACATGAATAGTGAGTATTTATTTGGTCAGTCTATATTGGTAGCTCCGGTGATCAATGCACAATATACTCCGGAGACAATTGTAAAAACAAATGAAGCTACAGGATGGGACAAAAAGGATGTTTCTGATAAACCTAAAACACTGGCTGTTGATTTCACTCAGAAAAAATTGAAAAAAGTCTATTTGCCGGCAGGTGCCATTTGGTATGACTTCTGGACAAATAATAAATATAATGGCGGGCAGGAGATAGAACAGGAAACAACAATAGATAAAATTCCATTATTTGTAAAAGCAGGTTCCATAATTCCAATAGGACCTAAAGTGCAATATGTTAATGAAAAGAAATGGAATGACCTTGAAATTAGAATTTACGAAGGGGCTGATGGCGAATTTACCCTTTATGAAGATGAAGGAGATAATTATAATTATGAAAAAGGAAAATACGCAACCATTACATTTAAGTGGAATGATTCGAAAAAAACAGTAACGGTTAGTAAGCAAAAAGGATCTTTTTCCGGAATGTTAAAAAAACGAAAGTTTAAAGTTGTAAAGGCTTCTTCAAAAACAGGAATGTCTGGTACGGCAAGTGAACAAACTGACAAAGTGATCAGTTATAACGGGAATGAGGTTTCAATTAAATTGTAAAGAATATATACACAGTGAATAAAAATAACATTACAATACTTTGCATGTTTATTATGGCCGTTTTCAATGGAACTGCCCAAAGTAATATTAAGCAGCAGCCTATTATTCAGACAAAATACACAGCAGATCCTGCTCCAATGGTTTACAAAGACACAGTTTTCTTGTATACATCACATGATGAGGACGATGCAAAAGGCTTTAAAATGATTGACTGGCAGCTTTATACTTCAACTGATATGGTTAACTGGACAGATCATGGTGCGGTTGCTTCCCTGAAGGATTTTAGCTGGGTAAAAC
The Flavobacterium flavigenum genome window above contains:
- a CDS encoding TIM-barrel domain-containing protein, coding for MIKRIYLLLLLLCYSLTGIAQSYQKTQLGLKAVINATVVEIQVYSPQIIRVIKYTEKDTFQKKSLSVMKNPEKTKFSIDKKADKILLKTDALQVTLNSNSGSVSFTSHTGKALLNEKESGTVFTDFNDTGSKTYTVTQSFVLDKKESVYGLGILQNGKMSQRNQKVHMVQNNTWDFVTFFQSDKGYGLFWDNYSPTDFSDNQEETSFKSEVGDGVDYYFMGGGNADGVIANMRGLTGQVPMFPKWTFGFWQSRERYKSQNETVEVVKKYRDLGVPLDGIIQDWQYWGDNYHWNGMNFLNPEFSKPQQMVDDIHNLNAHLIISIWSSFGPKTPQFQELKEKNMLMDFQTWPQSGKDVWPPDMNFPSGVQVYDPYNPEARDIYWKYLNKGLFSFGIDGWWMDSTEPDHLDFKPKDFDNKTFLGSFRKVRNAFPLMTVGGVYDHQREVTSDKRVFILTRSAFAGQQRYGANTWSGDVNSSWEMLRNQIPAGLNFSLCGIPYWNSDIGGFFAGAYNKGEYAGSGAKNPSYQELYIRWLQFGAFTPMMRSHGTDIPREIYQFGKKGEPIYDAIEKTINLRYALLPYIYSNAWKITNGQSSMMRALMMDFEDDKVKDMNSEYLFGQSILVAPVINAQYTPETIVKTNEATGWDKKDVSDKPKTLAVDFTQKKLKKVYLPAGAIWYDFWTNNKYNGGQEIEQETTIDKIPLFVKAGSIIPIGPKVQYVNEKKWNDLEIRIYEGADGEFTLYEDEGDNYNYEKGKYATITFKWNDSKKTVTVSKQKGSFSGMLKKRKFKVVKASSKTGMSGTASEQTDKVISYNGNEVSIKL